From the Rhodanobacter soli genome, one window contains:
- a CDS encoding DUF4124 domain-containing protein has protein sequence MPHPSALLLLLAVTGTPAVAGTVYKCSGADGRVIYQDTPCAKTQRQQTLQLPDDTTAPPPTSVVTRPDRPPPVAAPAPPSTPGVPLVQLYQCRHAVDGSLYVSRNGNPPPFRAPLGMLGALSTPLGEVYGSPNHAGISAPEANRGRVSAGLVANNYVWVQDRCRPMSVPEICSELRDEQEQNARKLQRAFKSDRPPLQRRDDELQAQLTHC, from the coding sequence ATGCCGCACCCGAGCGCCCTGCTGCTCTTGCTTGCCGTGACCGGCACACCGGCCGTCGCCGGCACGGTATACAAGTGCAGCGGCGCGGATGGCCGAGTGATCTATCAGGACACGCCGTGCGCGAAGACACAGCGGCAGCAGACCCTGCAGTTGCCGGACGACACGACCGCGCCGCCGCCGACCAGCGTAGTCACCAGGCCCGACCGCCCGCCGCCCGTGGCGGCGCCCGCCCCGCCATCCACGCCAGGCGTGCCGCTGGTCCAGCTGTACCAGTGCAGGCACGCCGTCGACGGCAGCCTCTACGTCAGCCGCAACGGCAATCCGCCACCGTTCCGCGCACCGCTGGGCATGCTCGGCGCGCTGTCGACGCCGCTGGGCGAGGTCTACGGATCACCGAACCACGCCGGCATCTCCGCGCCGGAGGCGAACCGCGGCCGGGTCAGTGCCGGGCTGGTCGCCAACAACTACGTATGGGTGCAGGACCGGTGCCGGCCGATGAGCGTGCCGGAGATCTGCAGCGAGTTGCGCGACGAGCAGGAACAGAACGCGCGCAAGCTGCAGCGCGCGTTCAAGAGCGACCGGCCGCCGCTGCAACGCCGCGACGACGAGCTGCAGGCGCAGTTGACCCACTGCTGA
- a CDS encoding SDR family oxidoreductase: MNSRPDTWQLQGHTALITGASKGIGYATARELASLGADLLLVARDEDYLEQVRVELADEFADVEVLAFGADLAEAEERLAVFDWIADLAAPVSLLINNAGGNRPMATLDYNTSEVRAVFEQNLFSAFEMCRLAHPQLVQHANAAIVNVGSVSAMTHVRTGSPYGMSKAALHQLTRNLAAEWAVDGIRVNAVAPWYIRTQRSEPALADADYLDEVLERTPLKRIGEPEEVAAAIAFLCLPAASYITGQVLAVDGGFMSYGF, from the coding sequence ATGAACAGCCGTCCCGACACCTGGCAGCTGCAAGGCCATACCGCCCTGATCACCGGTGCCAGCAAGGGCATCGGCTACGCCACCGCGCGCGAACTGGCCAGCCTCGGCGCCGACCTGCTGCTGGTGGCGCGCGACGAGGATTACCTCGAGCAAGTGCGGGTGGAGCTGGCCGATGAATTCGCCGATGTCGAAGTGCTGGCATTCGGCGCGGACCTGGCCGAGGCGGAGGAGCGCCTGGCGGTGTTCGACTGGATCGCCGACCTGGCTGCGCCGGTGTCGCTGCTGATCAACAACGCCGGCGGCAACCGGCCCATGGCCACGCTGGACTACAACACCAGCGAGGTGCGCGCGGTCTTCGAGCAGAACCTGTTCTCCGCATTCGAGATGTGCCGGCTGGCGCATCCGCAACTCGTGCAGCACGCGAACGCGGCGATCGTCAACGTGGGCTCGGTCTCGGCGATGACGCACGTGCGCACCGGCTCGCCCTATGGGATGAGCAAGGCGGCGCTGCACCAGCTCACCCGCAACCTCGCCGCGGAGTGGGCGGTGGATGGCATCCGCGTCAACGCGGTGGCGCCGTGGTACATCCGCACCCAGCGCTCGGAACCGGCGTTGGCCGACGCCGATTACCTGGACGAGGTGCTCGAGCGCACGCCGTTGAAGCGGATCGGCGAGCCCGAGGAAGTGGCCGCCGCGATCGCGTTCCTGTGCCTGCCGGCGGCCAGCTACATCACCGGCCAGGTGCTGGCGGTGGACGGCGGCTTCATGAGCTACGGTTTCTGA
- the sppA gene encoding signal peptide peptidase SppA — protein MTLPPPPPPRRNGFWAFLRALGRGINMLRLVIINLVFFGVLFVLLLLLTAGVAGSRMERAVQDDSVLVIKPQGQLVEQYSIEPLQRALAGLSGEQPKQVQVRDLVGAIDAAAKDKRISRILLLPDELQGGGFAALREVGAALDRFRAAGKPVVAWAVNLDQGQYYLAAHADRLLVDPQGGVLITGLANYRLFYKDLLDKLGVDVHLFRVGEFKSAAEPYILDHASAEAKQADSYWMGGLWDGYLAEVAQLRKLDPAALRDDIDNLPQHIASTQGNLAQLALNQHLVDGLATRGELIAMMRKEGIPADRKGHSFRQVDFARYAAGVPRDGDLFAPGVAIVVAEGEIAGGKRAAGSIGGESTAALIRSAREDRKTKALVLRVNSPGGEVYAAEQIRREVELTRRAGIPVVVSMGDVAASGGYWIAMNANHIFAEPNTITGSIGIFGMYYTVPNTLAKLGIQSDGVGTGPMAGAFDISRPLDPKVGTVIQAIIDKGYRDFVGNVAKARGKSYEAVDAIAQGRVWTGQQALERGLVDRLGGLQAAVADAASLAKLGKGYPVRYVEAPLGGFERFLIGLNQTASVHVLRSWGVRLPNWFAQLPALAPELQLLRNAKAGTPNIYADCLCSPR, from the coding sequence ATGACGCTGCCACCACCGCCACCGCCACGCCGCAACGGTTTCTGGGCCTTCCTGCGCGCGCTCGGGCGCGGCATCAACATGCTGCGGCTGGTGATCATCAACCTGGTGTTCTTCGGCGTCCTGTTCGTGCTGCTGTTGCTGCTGACCGCCGGCGTGGCCGGCAGCCGGATGGAACGCGCGGTGCAGGACGACAGCGTGCTGGTGATCAAGCCGCAGGGCCAACTGGTCGAGCAGTACAGCATCGAGCCGCTGCAGCGCGCGCTGGCCGGCTTGTCCGGCGAGCAGCCGAAGCAGGTGCAGGTGCGCGACCTGGTCGGCGCGATCGACGCGGCGGCCAAGGACAAGCGGATCAGCCGCATCCTGCTGCTGCCGGACGAGCTGCAGGGCGGCGGCTTTGCCGCGTTGCGCGAGGTGGGCGCGGCGCTGGACCGCTTCCGCGCGGCGGGCAAGCCGGTGGTCGCGTGGGCGGTGAACCTGGACCAGGGCCAGTACTACCTGGCCGCGCATGCCGATCGCCTGCTGGTCGACCCGCAGGGCGGCGTGCTGATCACCGGACTGGCCAACTACCGCCTGTTCTACAAGGACCTGCTGGACAAGCTCGGCGTCGACGTGCACCTGTTCCGCGTCGGCGAGTTCAAGAGCGCGGCCGAGCCGTACATCCTCGACCACGCCTCGGCCGAGGCGAAACAGGCCGACAGCTACTGGATGGGCGGCCTGTGGGACGGCTACCTCGCCGAAGTGGCGCAACTGCGCAAGCTGGACCCGGCGGCGCTGCGCGACGACATCGACAACCTGCCGCAGCACATCGCCAGCACCCAGGGCAACCTGGCCCAGCTGGCGCTGAACCAGCACCTGGTGGACGGCCTGGCCACCCGCGGCGAACTGATCGCGATGATGCGCAAGGAAGGCATCCCGGCCGACCGGAAAGGCCACAGCTTCCGCCAGGTCGACTTCGCCCGCTACGCGGCCGGCGTGCCGCGCGACGGCGACCTGTTCGCGCCGGGCGTGGCGATCGTGGTGGCGGAGGGCGAGATCGCCGGCGGCAAGCGCGCGGCCGGTTCGATCGGCGGCGAGTCCACCGCGGCGCTGATCCGCAGCGCGCGCGAGGACCGCAAGACCAAGGCATTGGTACTGCGGGTCAACTCGCCCGGCGGCGAGGTGTACGCGGCCGAGCAGATCCGCCGCGAGGTCGAGCTGACCCGCCGCGCGGGCATCCCGGTGGTGGTGTCGATGGGCGACGTGGCGGCCAGCGGCGGCTACTGGATCGCGATGAACGCGAACCACATTTTCGCCGAGCCGAACACCATCACCGGCTCGATCGGCATCTTCGGCATGTACTACACGGTGCCGAACACGCTGGCCAAGCTCGGCATCCAGAGCGACGGCGTCGGCACCGGGCCGATGGCCGGCGCGTTCGACATCAGCCGTCCGCTCGATCCGAAGGTCGGCACGGTGATCCAGGCGATCATCGACAAGGGTTACCGCGACTTCGTCGGCAACGTGGCGAAGGCGCGCGGCAAGAGCTACGAGGCGGTCGACGCGATCGCGCAGGGCCGGGTGTGGACCGGCCAGCAGGCGCTCGAACGCGGCCTGGTCGATCGGCTCGGCGGGCTGCAGGCCGCCGTCGCCGATGCGGCCAGCCTGGCCAAGCTGGGCAAGGGCTACCCGGTGCGCTACGTGGAGGCGCCGCTGGGCGGCTTCGAGCGTTTCCTGATCGGCCTCAACCAGACCGCCAGCGTGCACGTGCTGCGGTCGTGGGGCGTGCGCCTGCCGAACTGGTTCGCCCAACTGCCCGCGCTGGCGCCGGAACTGCAGCTGTTGCGCAACGCGAAGGCCGGTACGCCGAACATCTACGCGGACTGCCTATGCAGCCCGCGTTGA